One Gloeothece citriformis PCC 7424 DNA window includes the following coding sequences:
- a CDS encoding ribonuclease H family protein yields the protein MTLEIKHIDLISGEYIPNPFPNQRTEQPHWIEKLENSLLESFCPDISLSVGHLDDFYVQTDDPDRIAQAEKILANHPEGHKLILANGDRFFYAPAEYEPIINEILAGLDVENPDLKNRGAYSSLLTSDQKSNSYCKATILIVDDETGENGGILDEEDAWRLTGDCHGKMSPLFAQEVFDTNNKAIQFRIGLVKDKFIGKGTLTPRWLDGDKHEHFRPLKFKNPDNVPQIDLVLPISSFKGTAKGNIKPGLIATEIVITEKDRSREQGERGSFISASQPVQYYTEALKDATPLLQERLEKLSKAIKDPRKLEELYTQATLSDEESDELDSPQFQDLIAELIKNDEHGQLRETEFFKKKLEQFQSKQWTQSAIGKFVKFNRAVVIPSKDLGLGELYWNNYKGDESVIGFRAPMIGKNGLRISTNKPVEEGLAPDGTPLLGVLVINDVSWTRLHQQLSTQLKAAIITHPDLQSELQLVLEQLPTAKELKDSSGRERVSLIDSINEKIKPFIDKGLALTEFPYETDNEADGMDFDGDTYGFELIHNYPNLAKAAREHSLNPDTPIKKEDKLSFDPSWSMERIALFMANSPVGVINNQVTTIQSFKNELQSLRDYGNPQKQIEYAQKLVNTANKQIRREKRKKNPRPIPEVYRKQIDEIDQIAKKPLTVESAAKIFALQEQIYDELLIEAQYNNQIAVDMFKSARAPSLDRIRQDKGALHRKLETITDKKQQGLYVGDRTLKASGVTPVELMAHLTNAAYRSQALESRPLHQFRAFFPDDYTEQQLLEVTEEKLKFDHLWNRAQTLRREKDTEPGPLLNFTTQNGDRIRLTNIVKFDTISHFAPLKEHKLNVSFKINNDPNTQKTHQLLATTTINGEKCVLGTLKESDREKLKIKPNTSIKGAGKLGQALSEDEIKLLFDQAFEGARTWKESLPPEQIEQYFGATGHLVTRENKEPNPTTNTTQNFLFAAFASEIVNRSKTFQFTEFSVGNLTQYNRVPPQLYREGELQLKVSPITNKTEAGDIIERQWSVYNPTDEQWYSFGLSSEKGAQLPLGTTVRGTLTGNNPTTATLDITTPTIRNKLKPFLDGGGQIIFGQIDKYAAAGEFFRGQTQTFKLKHFTPKTEYIISLDNKTLGIVAPASWDKIAKTKSFNATLTTLGSEKGRYAIATLDNGDKIKINKIAFRGHDDFKQESFINERVHLKIAVSNAKEVLGVETLIDGKPQIIGVIGDHHKQKPGRLALLKTKLPLDGLTFDATITSNLTLGLIKIKPETIEYPKTGEWVKTSQLLPDGQKQSLNKDAAYYLNQLSTHPTLLSSSPEKWQLPDGKEVNLPTFKITVDIRSASAVEKYLTVNKVPFAITASSQEKKRSLITLNIVEGDLLSKIRNNLEEKFGKVLNGDESKQKLSEILPFSKKVRSIFRKREELKPYLNVNPLLVPLRDLPVLLSTEDYDWPINNDYVTHPTWRITVDSTKKETVTGWLDDNKIPYSMATDPFDSEAEDQLGYELIRFKESDLNESLKKQLTNRFGTVLEGNRGGNYLEVLEAISLGKPSTIEPLNEDNKNMNQDNSNSNNKPQSEPSTDSNSPPPDNNINQEKSPINYKAQVIISSDSKDPLLAALTNPTEAAHHKGNIKSHYPVSFRNNPKREAISKNHPDYNNYKAEKYFSQKADGVPFISAEDAYKYYSKSLNTHEEKEALMTEIIAAKLTQYPKLTVEIHKRGGVEYLERGVYQTKGNSKEWEGVGRESAFIRALIGGYEKAIAQKETFFDERLQLKKPDNPGILVPPGKSDNVEKNRVKDREMATVATQFIGFPVDKTMDTSTKDYQAAWNLFDRANTGKYTANDIIMVSGNVPRKDKITDTQIEQTFNDKYKPLLDKAIAVDAQFVVGDAKDTDQLIQAYLTENGYELKPNERGYMEAIKPLQLDKSVERPKNNEIETEPLITTVESVPSPALVDYIELMPILDVKEYDKYSASLTDTDLEWILDIAGNNQSWLDKFSEIRESGEEHSLRELAEFALESDCYEDLVNSVKDYQGIVSQYYALHNYLQVKADHLSSVDPDLAPIIEGQSILLQKYGSDPTTEISSNFSKLFKAEENFEPLRNKIDSLSKQLNEGLSQEIKAYEKELLIDVKSAVFNFLKVPKELDRVSDIYQNILQQTEPSMQDYWKEKEKEETINEPHINADNITVEATPTPPITLYTDGSSLGNPGSGGWAYVICDHEGQRTANSGAVTDTTNNRMELTAVIEGIKTVKETYKDISDIHVVSDSQYVLKSINGEWKNKKNTDLWDEFNKISQNLNLTTEWVKGHNGHELNELCDRLANSAAKELQKTQRIPESNKDIITVEAQRVTEPNKDITPDKSAQEVRVNVLSNGDKDQTQSDDKPTIILEPLKITPSNVVEQQTKEDSVAVKSVVESDTPTEQITLYTYGTVDENNKFGGLAFVLESPEFREEWAIGTIDQTEDYVKLRAIVSGLEKLKGLKYDHHNPQKIDVKIVSDSTSILNNITGKPQNTEDKEFKNLISDFQKVSNYFNITPQLLTSPEGNISATYVKNTAHQKMNSKWLRKLNGKDNTHQEQTNSITPPNDTTPSPNNDEAQDIRPSSKELEVSLNAFIRDEQHKNDIIPLNGKTIASNTSNKATEPFKKPSAEDLIDTHLDKQYMPENISIQQVRTSQVAPVLMALLSAKKITHSPEYFYNPEANRVQFVGEKNTITFDGSYLKMIDNETGLERMVASRTQNDITGDMDWIAHPLPHKGEGLTDSHVKHYNNPETKNLIKTVIFEATQQQQQQLEQALPQKQLVSVNSNGNGHVRRRGR from the coding sequence ATCGCTCTAGAGAACAAGGAGAAAGAGGGTCTTTCATTTCAGCATCCCAACCCGTTCAATATTATACAGAAGCTCTAAAAGACGCGACCCCTCTGCTTCAAGAACGTTTGGAAAAGCTAAGTAAAGCCATTAAAGACCCTAGAAAACTTGAAGAATTATATACTCAAGCCACACTCTCAGATGAAGAATCGGACGAACTCGACTCCCCTCAATTTCAGGATTTAATTGCCGAATTAATCAAAAACGACGAACACGGACAATTGAGGGAAACAGAATTTTTTAAGAAGAAATTAGAACAATTTCAGTCCAAACAATGGACTCAATCAGCAATAGGAAAATTCGTCAAATTTAATCGGGCTGTTGTTATCCCATCAAAAGATTTAGGACTGGGAGAACTTTATTGGAATAATTATAAAGGTGATGAATCTGTCATAGGCTTCCGAGCGCCTATGATTGGTAAAAACGGATTGAGGATCTCCACTAACAAGCCTGTAGAAGAAGGATTAGCGCCCGATGGAACTCCTCTTTTAGGTGTATTAGTAATTAACGATGTCTCCTGGACTAGGTTACATCAACAACTAAGCACCCAGTTGAAAGCGGCGATCATCACCCATCCCGACCTTCAATCTGAATTACAACTTGTATTAGAACAACTTCCCACAGCCAAAGAGCTTAAGGATTCATCGGGGAGGGAGAGGGTTTCGTTGATTGATTCTATTAATGAGAAAATTAAACCTTTCATTGATAAGGGTTTAGCATTAACTGAATTCCCCTATGAAACCGACAACGAAGCAGACGGGATGGATTTCGATGGGGATACTTATGGGTTTGAATTAATACATAATTATCCCAATCTAGCCAAAGCTGCCCGTGAACATAGCTTAAACCCTGATACTCCCATTAAAAAGGAAGATAAGCTATCATTTGACCCCTCATGGTCAATGGAGAGAATAGCCCTATTTATGGCCAACTCGCCAGTCGGGGTGATCAACAATCAGGTGACGACTATTCAATCTTTTAAGAACGAACTCCAGAGTTTAAGGGACTACGGCAACCCGCAAAAACAAATAGAATACGCCCAGAAATTAGTAAATACTGCCAATAAACAGATCAGGCGTGAAAAAAGAAAAAAGAACCCCCGTCCCATTCCCGAAGTATATAGGAAACAGATTGACGAAATAGACCAAATTGCCAAAAAACCGCTCACCGTTGAGAGTGCAGCTAAAATATTCGCCCTACAAGAGCAAATTTATGATGAATTGCTCATTGAGGCGCAATATAACAATCAGATTGCCGTCGATATGTTCAAGAGCGCTCGTGCCCCGTCTTTAGATAGAATACGACAGGATAAGGGCGCATTGCACCGCAAACTAGAAACCATAACCGACAAGAAACAGCAGGGGTTGTATGTAGGCGATCGCACTCTGAAGGCAAGCGGCGTAACCCCAGTGGAACTAATGGCGCACCTGACGAATGCGGCATACCGATCTCAAGCCTTAGAAAGTCGTCCGTTACATCAATTTCGGGCTTTTTTCCCGGATGATTATACCGAGCAACAGCTTCTAGAAGTAACCGAGGAAAAGTTAAAATTTGACCATCTGTGGAATAGGGCGCAGACGTTGAGGAGGGAGAAGGATACAGAACCGGGGCCGCTCCTCAATTTTACCACACAGAACGGTGATAGGATTAGACTGACCAATATCGTTAAGTTCGACACGATTTCCCATTTTGCCCCTTTAAAAGAACATAAATTAAATGTATCCTTCAAGATCAACAATGACCCAAATACCCAGAAAACCCATCAATTGCTGGCGACTACAACTATTAACGGAGAGAAGTGCGTTTTAGGGACGCTTAAGGAGTCGGATAGGGAGAAATTAAAGATTAAACCCAATACATCAATAAAAGGTGCGGGAAAATTGGGACAAGCCCTGTCGGAGGATGAAATTAAATTATTATTTGACCAAGCCTTTGAGGGGGCGAGAACATGGAAAGAATCATTACCTCCCGAACAGATAGAGCAATATTTCGGGGCAACCGGACATCTCGTCACGCGGGAAAATAAAGAGCCAAATCCTACCACCAATACGACTCAAAACTTCCTCTTTGCCGCTTTTGCCTCCGAAATCGTCAATCGTAGTAAAACCTTTCAATTTACCGAGTTCAGTGTGGGGAATTTAACCCAATACAACCGAGTGCCTCCCCAACTGTACAGGGAGGGAGAACTCCAGCTAAAAGTATCCCCCATTACCAATAAAACCGAAGCGGGGGATATTATTGAACGGCAATGGTCAGTCTATAACCCAACGGATGAGCAGTGGTACTCATTCGGTCTGTCGAGTGAGAAGGGGGCACAGCTTCCCTTGGGGACAACCGTAAGGGGAACGCTTACGGGGAATAATCCGACGACGGCCACACTCGACATCACGACTCCAACGATACGAAATAAACTTAAACCGTTCCTCGATGGTGGAGGACAGATAATCTTTGGGCAAATTGACAAGTATGCCGCAGCCGGTGAATTTTTTAGAGGTCAAACTCAAACCTTTAAATTGAAACATTTCACTCCCAAGACCGAGTACATCATCTCACTCGACAATAAAACTCTCGGTATCGTCGCCCCAGCCTCATGGGATAAGATAGCCAAAACGAAGTCATTTAACGCCACTCTTACCACCTTGGGAAGTGAAAAGGGACGGTATGCGATCGCCACTCTAGACAACGGGGATAAAATTAAAATTAATAAGATAGCCTTCAGGGGACACGACGATTTTAAACAAGAATCATTCATCAATGAACGGGTTCACTTAAAGATCGCAGTATCCAATGCTAAGGAGGTATTGGGGGTCGAAACATTAATAGACGGAAAACCTCAAATTATCGGAGTCATCGGCGATCATCACAAGCAGAAACCCGGACGACTTGCACTCCTCAAAACTAAACTGCCCCTGGATGGATTGACCTTTGATGCCACCATCACATCTAATTTAACCCTAGGATTGATAAAAATCAAACCGGAGACTATAGAATATCCAAAAACTGGAGAATGGGTTAAGACTTCGCAGTTGTTACCGGATGGTCAAAAACAGTCATTGAATAAAGATGCTGCCTATTACCTTAACCAGTTATCGACGCATCCCACCCTATTATCATCAAGCCCGGAAAAATGGCAATTACCGGATGGTAAAGAGGTTAATTTACCCACGTTTAAGATAACCGTTGATATCCGTTCTGCTTCTGCCGTTGAGAAATATCTAACCGTTAATAAAGTCCCCTTCGCCATTACTGCATCATCTCAAGAGAAGAAGCGATCGCTGATTACCTTAAATATAGTTGAAGGCGATTTACTTTCCAAAATTCGGAATAATTTAGAAGAGAAATTTGGTAAGGTATTGAATGGAGATGAATCGAAACAGAAATTATCAGAGATACTTCCCTTCAGTAAGAAAGTTCGCAGCATATTTAGGAAGAGGGAAGAACTTAAACCCTACCTAAATGTCAATCCTTTGCTTGTTCCTTTAAGAGACTTACCCGTTTTATTATCTACTGAAGATTATGACTGGCCTATTAATAATGACTACGTAACTCATCCTACGTGGAGGATAACGGTAGATTCTACTAAGAAAGAAACGGTTACGGGCTGGTTAGATGATAACAAAATCCCCTACTCAATGGCTACAGACCCTTTTGATTCTGAGGCTGAAGACCAATTAGGGTACGAACTAATCCGCTTTAAAGAATCTGACTTAAATGAATCTCTTAAAAAGCAATTAACTAATCGGTTTGGCACAGTATTAGAGGGCAATCGTGGGGGGAATTATTTGGAAGTCCTAGAAGCGATCTCATTAGGTAAGCCCTCGACTATCGAGCCATTAAATGAGGATAATAAAAATATGAATCAAGATAATAGTAACTCTAATAATAAACCGCAAAGTGAACCTTCAACTGATTCTAATTCTCCACCCCCCGATAATAATATAAATCAAGAAAAATCTCCTATTAATTACAAGGCTCAAGTTATCATCAGTTCTGATTCAAAAGATCCTTTACTGGCGGCATTAACTAACCCAACTGAAGCCGCACATCATAAAGGCAACATTAAATCCCATTACCCGGTCAGTTTTAGGAATAATCCCAAAAGAGAAGCGATCTCTAAAAATCATCCCGATTACAACAATTATAAAGCGGAGAAATATTTTAGTCAAAAGGCGGACGGTGTCCCCTTCATATCTGCTGAGGATGCCTATAAATATTATTCTAAGTCCCTCAATACCCATGAGGAGAAAGAGGCATTAATGACAGAGATAATAGCGGCTAAATTGACGCAGTATCCCAAGCTGACAGTAGAAATTCATAAACGGGGAGGGGTGGAGTATCTAGAACGAGGTGTCTATCAAACAAAGGGGAATAGTAAGGAATGGGAAGGCGTTGGACGTGAAAGTGCATTCATACGCGCATTAATAGGAGGATATGAAAAAGCGATCGCCCAAAAAGAAACCTTCTTTGATGAACGCTTACAATTGAAGAAGCCGGATAATCCTGGCATTTTAGTACCCCCAGGAAAATCTGACAATGTTGAGAAGAACCGAGTAAAAGATAGGGAGATGGCGACTGTTGCCACTCAGTTTATCGGGTTTCCTGTCGATAAGACGATGGATACATCCACTAAGGATTATCAGGCAGCCTGGAATCTATTTGATAGGGCGAATACGGGGAAATATACAGCCAATGATATCATCATGGTGTCTGGCAATGTTCCACGTAAAGACAAAATTACCGACACTCAAATAGAGCAGACTTTTAATGATAAATATAAACCGTTGTTAGATAAAGCGATCGCAGTAGATGCCCAATTTGTTGTCGGTGATGCTAAAGACACTGACCAATTGATACAAGCTTATTTAACTGAGAATGGCTATGAACTTAAGCCGAATGAAAGAGGGTACATGGAAGCTATTAAACCTTTACAACTTGATAAATCCGTTGAACGACCTAAAAATAACGAAATCGAGACTGAACCGTTAATAACAACGGTTGAATCTGTCCCTTCACCGGCATTAGTAGATTATATAGAATTGATGCCAATTTTAGACGTTAAAGAATATGATAAATACAGCGCGTCATTGACGGATACGGACTTAGAATGGATTTTAGATATAGCAGGGAATAATCAATCGTGGTTAGATAAATTTTCAGAGATTAGAGAATCGGGAGAAGAACATTCATTACGTGAATTGGCAGAATTTGCCCTTGAGAGTGATTGTTATGAGGATTTGGTAAATAGCGTTAAAGATTATCAAGGTATCGTCTCTCAATATTACGCTCTCCATAATTATTTACAAGTCAAAGCCGATCATTTATCATCAGTTGACCCGGACTTAGCCCCGATTATTGAAGGGCAATCAATCTTACTGCAAAAATACGGAAGCGATCCAACTACAGAGATTTCCTCAAATTTCTCTAAACTATTTAAGGCTGAAGAAAATTTTGAGCCACTGAGAAATAAGATAGATTCGTTATCAAAACAATTAAATGAGGGATTATCCCAAGAAATTAAAGCTTATGAAAAAGAATTACTTATTGACGTAAAATCCGCCGTTTTTAACTTCCTCAAAGTTCCAAAAGAGTTGGATAGGGTCAGCGATATTTATCAAAATATTTTACAGCAAACTGAACCCTCCATGCAGGATTATTGGAAGGAAAAAGAGAAAGAAGAGACAATTAATGAACCGCATATTAATGCTGATAATATTACAGTTGAAGCCACTCCCACTCCGCCAATAACACTTTATACTGATGGATCTAGTTTGGGAAATCCTGGATCTGGAGGATGGGCTTATGTCATTTGTGATCATGAAGGACAAAGGACTGCTAACAGTGGCGCAGTGACCGATACGACTAATAATAGAATGGAGTTAACCGCAGTCATTGAGGGAATCAAAACTGTTAAAGAAACCTATAAAGATATATCGGATATTCATGTCGTCAGCGATTCTCAATATGTCTTAAAATCAATTAATGGAGAGTGGAAAAACAAGAAAAACACAGACCTTTGGGATGAATTCAATAAAATAAGCCAAAACCTCAATTTAACCACAGAATGGGTTAAAGGTCATAATGGTCATGAACTTAATGAATTATGCGATCGATTAGCGAACAGTGCAGCTAAAGAGTTACAGAAGACTCAACGCATCCCTGAGTCCAATAAAGATATTATTACGGTTGAGGCACAGAGGGTTACTGAACCTAACAAGGACATTACACCAGATAAGTCAGCCCAAGAAGTAAGAGTTAATGTTTTATCTAATGGTGACAAAGATCAGACTCAAAGTGATGATAAACCTACAATCATTTTAGAACCCCTCAAAATTACACCATCTAATGTAGTAGAACAACAGACCAAGGAAGATTCTGTCGCTGTAAAATCTGTTGTCGAATCGGATACCCCCACAGAACAAATAACTCTTTACACTTACGGTACGGTCGACGAAAATAACAAATTCGGAGGATTGGCCTTCGTGTTAGAAAGCCCGGAATTTCGAGAAGAATGGGCGATTGGCACGATCGATCAAACCGAAGATTACGTAAAGTTAAGAGCGATCGTTTCTGGACTTGAAAAACTCAAAGGACTAAAATACGATCACCATAATCCCCAAAAGATCGACGTAAAAATAGTCAGCGACTCTACCTCAATATTGAATAACATTACGGGTAAACCTCAAAATACTGAGGATAAAGAGTTTAAAAATCTCATTTCAGATTTTCAAAAAGTTAGTAATTATTTCAATATTACTCCTCAATTACTGACCTCACCCGAAGGGAATATTTCTGCCACTTATGTTAAAAATACAGCCCATCAAAAAATGAATAGTAAATGGCTACGTAAATTGAACGGAAAGGACAACACTCATCAAGAACAGACAAATTCAATTACACCGCCAAATGATACAACACCTTCCCCTAATAATGATGAAGCTCAAGACATTCGCCCATCATCAAAAGAACTTGAGGTATCCCTAAATGCCTTCATACGCGATGAACAACACAAGAATGACATTATACCCTTGAACGGAAAAACCATAGCCTCTAATACTTCCAATAAGGCAACAGAACCCTTTAAAAAGCCTAGTGCCGAAGATTTAATCGATACACACCTAGACAAGCAATATATGCCCGAAAACATTTCTATTCAGCAAGTGAGAACCTCTCAGGTAGCACCCGTTTTGATGGCGTTGCTCTCTGCTAAGAAAATAACCCATTCCCCCGAATACTTTTACAACCCAGAAGCCAACCGAGTGCAGTTCGTGGGAGAAAAGAATACCATTACTTTCGATGGGTCTTATTTGAAAATGATAGATAACGAAACGGGATTAGAAAGAATGGTTGCCTCAAGAACACAAAACGATATAACGGGGGATATGGACTGGATAGCGCATCCTCTGCCCCATAAGGGCGAGGGATTGACCGATTCTCATGTGAAGCACTACAACAACCCCGAAACCAAAAATTTAATTAAAACTGTTATCTTTGAAGCGACTCAGCAACAACAACAGCAACTTGAACAAGCTTTACCACAAAAGCAATTAGTATCGGTCAATAGTAACGGGAATGGTCATGTCCGTAGGAGGGGGAGATAA
- a CDS encoding helix-turn-helix domain-containing protein, with the protein MVNPLTEKFLKNLLYQTEGNTLDFKREQYAYYGGTDEQKSKLLKDILAFANAFRTEEAYIVIGVEEEKNKKHTVLGCQDHLNDSDLQQFVNSKTNRIVTLAYEIHLLENQPIGIIRIPKQQRPVYLKDDFSKLKKELKKEVVYYRLGSATDIANPDLIYEMGRIDAIAENQAPPLLKLQFADANSQGALGTFIKFKSAVYKKPDWELGNALRKQVTNHLAKTLEYTKEPLNQNYWRELEEYTRIKDEFRVIRFLISNDSSNLAKNIHLEIINNFDVKFVAETKYNISDVQPRWERFSNICRQIRPLSEQLTQEKVTINPYSQGWKLMINVGDIKPQSTVWTEPFYLAALTSKIINFSVQIYGDNLPKPENHNLKVKFDVTHYPSLTVDDLRARYNVPLDIM; encoded by the coding sequence ATGGTCAATCCGCTAACTGAAAAATTTCTTAAAAATTTGCTTTATCAAACTGAAGGGAATACTTTAGATTTTAAAAGGGAGCAGTATGCTTATTATGGAGGAACAGACGAGCAAAAATCCAAACTCTTAAAAGATATACTTGCTTTTGCTAATGCTTTCCGAACAGAAGAGGCTTATATTGTTATTGGTGTTGAAGAAGAAAAAAATAAGAAGCATACAGTTTTAGGATGTCAAGATCACTTAAATGATTCTGATTTACAGCAGTTTGTAAATAGTAAAACTAATCGAATAGTTACTTTAGCTTATGAAATTCATTTACTTGAAAATCAGCCAATAGGTATAATTAGAATTCCTAAGCAACAACGTCCTGTATATTTAAAAGATGATTTTAGTAAATTAAAAAAAGAATTAAAAAAAGAAGTTGTATATTATCGACTGGGAAGTGCTACCGATATAGCAAATCCTGATTTAATTTATGAAATGGGCAGAATTGATGCCATTGCTGAAAACCAAGCTCCTCCTCTTCTTAAGCTTCAATTTGCTGATGCTAATAGTCAAGGCGCGTTAGGAACATTTATTAAATTCAAATCAGCCGTTTATAAAAAACCCGATTGGGAATTAGGCAATGCACTCAGAAAACAAGTAACTAACCACTTAGCTAAGACGTTGGAATATACTAAAGAGCCACTTAATCAAAATTATTGGCGAGAGCTTGAAGAATATACTCGAATTAAAGATGAATTTCGTGTTATTAGGTTTTTAATTTCTAATGACTCAAGTAACTTAGCAAAAAATATTCATCTTGAAATAATTAATAATTTTGATGTTAAATTTGTGGCAGAAACAAAATATAATATTTCTGATGTTCAACCGAGATGGGAGCGTTTTTCTAATATCTGTCGCCAAATTCGTCCATTAAGTGAACAATTAACCCAAGAAAAAGTTACTATTAATCCTTATTCTCAAGGATGGAAATTAATGATAAATGTTGGGGATATAAAACCACAATCAACGGTATGGACAGAACCTTTTTATCTCGCAGCCCTAACAAGTAAAATAATAAATTTTTCTGTGCAAATTTATGGAGATAATTTACCTAAGCCTGAAAATCATAATTTAAAAGTTAAATTTGATGTAACTCATTATCCAAGTTTAACTGTTGATGATTTACGAGCTAGGTATAATGTCCCTTTAGATATTATGTAA
- a CDS encoding DNA cytosine methyltransferase — protein MEQDIKNGVDTAYLIERSGARGDRHLHIRTSEQPAWTIKAGIGRDGKGANRLDALNIYANGKILRPTPRFMARLMGLPDFYELPESMAIAVTLLGNGVACGVATALLTSLLPYMQRRRNQL, from the coding sequence GTGGAACAAGACATAAAAAACGGTGTTGATACCGCTTATTTGATTGAGCGCTCTGGTGCTAGAGGCGATCGCCACTTACATATCAGAACTTCTGAGCAACCAGCCTGGACTATTAAGGCAGGTATAGGACGAGATGGAAAGGGAGCAAACAGATTAGATGCTCTAAACATTTATGCAAACGGCAAAATACTACGCCCAACACCCAGATTTATGGCTCGATTGATGGGTTTGCCGGATTTCTACGAGTTACCCGAATCTATGGCGATCGCTGTCACCTTATTGGGAAACGGTGTTGCCTGTGGCGTTGCTACGGCTTTGTTGACCAGTTTACTTCCTTATATGCAACGCCGGAGAAACCAATTATGA
- a CDS encoding DNA cytosine methyltransferase, with product MATRNFWEQKPVGDKKNAPTIATLFSGGGLFDVGAVIAGIRPIWGVEFDPHNSQVSSVIADFYEKNLGRHLIRKPVQEIDFNSLISPDFFHCSPPCQKFSLSNPQRGETENDRKLAIAITKAIKILKPQVFTLENVVRYGKSQSLQTIKETLEQCAYQHQELILDAADFGVPQCRKRFFLVATTSLSPLELLLIKTPSISWYEATADLIDTLPQSNLAA from the coding sequence ATGGCAACTCGTAATTTTTGGGAACAAAAACCCGTAGGCGACAAAAAGAATGCCCCGACAATTGCGACATTGTTCAGTGGTGGAGGATTGTTTGATGTTGGTGCTGTTATTGCTGGAATAAGACCAATATGGGGGGTAGAGTTTGACCCACATAATTCTCAAGTAAGTTCTGTCATTGCCGACTTTTACGAGAAGAATTTAGGACGGCATTTAATTAGAAAGCCCGTTCAAGAAATTGATTTTAATTCTTTAATATCCCCTGACTTTTTCCATTGTTCCCCCCCTTGCCAAAAATTTTCTTTATCTAACCCCCAAAGAGGGGAAACTGAGAATGACCGGAAATTGGCGATCGCAATTACTAAAGCCATAAAAATACTAAAACCCCAGGTGTTCACTCTTGAAAACGTTGTCCGTTACGGCAAAAGTCAATCTCTGCAAACAATCAAGGAAACATTAGAGCAATGCGCTTATCAGCATCAAGAATTGATATTAGATGCTGCTGACTTCGGCGTACCTCAATGTAGAAAGCGGTTTTTCTTGGTCGCCACAACCAGCCTATCACCGTTAGAACTCTTATTAATTAAAACGCCATCAATTAGCTGGTATGAAGCTACTGCCGATTTGATTGATACCTTACCTCAATCGAATTTAGCAGCATAG
- a CDS encoding DUF6753 family protein, whose amino-acid sequence MTAVAVKPNADVTDEQLEDLWESLDAQTKSLLVQVLDDKDVIFRAKVLNLVVKHGLNGNDPLFLVLIAVGSLQVMLEEAPAALEITIEEMKKSSYKASLEAIAQTQKLVAASVRELIGKTEAIQMKRPSKVLIPGLALFTAVFSLGAISGICATVSFNQLASSGHKIATKEEAVALAWAQSKEGKSAKNIYEWNKAYLDSGKCIADMDKLGIKLTLGGTQVKSGFCALWVVPPNQRQY is encoded by the coding sequence ATGACAGCAGTAGCCGTCAAACCCAATGCTGACGTTACCGATGAGCAATTGGAAGATTTGTGGGAGAGTCTCGATGCCCAGACTAAGAGTTTATTAGTCCAGGTGTTAGATGATAAAGACGTGATATTTAGGGCTAAGGTCTTGAATTTAGTCGTCAAACACGGACTTAATGGCAATGACCCGTTATTCCTCGTTTTGATAGCCGTCGGCTCTCTACAGGTGATGCTCGAAGAAGCCCCGGCAGCCCTTGAGATAACGATCGAGGAGATGAAAAAATCATCTTACAAAGCGAGTCTTGAAGCGATCGCCCAGACTCAGAAGTTAGTGGCTGCCTCGGTTAGGGAGTTGATCGGCAAGACGGAAGCGATACAGATGAAACGCCCGTCTAAAGTGTTAATCCCCGGATTGGCGTTATTCACGGCGGTATTTAGCCTAGGAGCGATCAGTGGTATTTGTGCGACCGTTAGCTTCAATCAACTGGCGAGTTCGGGACACAAGATAGCCACCAAGGAGGAAGCTGTTGCCTTAGCCTGGGCACAATCAAAGGAGGGTAAGTCGGCTAAGAATATATACGAATGGAATAAGGCTTACCTTGATAGTGGTAAGTGTATCGCCGACATGGACAAATTGGGGATCAAGTTAACTCTCGGTGGGACACAAGTTAAATCGGGCTTCTGCGCCCTTTGGGTAGTTCCGCCAAATCAAAGACAGTATTAA